AACATGAGAGTCTGGCACGGAGGTGAAGACGGTGCCCAACACCCGTTCGGCGCGCAAGCGCGTCCGGCAGGCGGAGCGGAACCGCCTGCGCAACAAGATGTACAAGACCCGCATCAAGACCGCGATCCGCCGCCTGGAGGAGGCGCTCACCGGCGGCGACCCGACCGCCATCCAGGAGGCGTTGCGCCGCGCCGTGAGCGCCATCGACCGGGCCGCCGTGCGGGGCGCCATCCACCGCAACACCGCGGCGCGGAAGAAGTCGCGCCTGATGCAGCGGCTGAAGAAGCTGGGGGTCGTCGCCTGAGGTCGCCCACCGGGTCGACGACGGCGGCGGCCGTGGCCATCCCCGACGCCCGCAGCCGGCACGGTCCGTTCGGAGCCGCTTCGCCAGGAAGCGGCTTTTGCTTTGCTGCGGGTGCTTGCTGCGGGTGCTTTGCTGCGGGGGCTTGGCCCGGGTGCTCTGCGCGGGCCGATGCCGGATGCCGCCGATGCCCCTCCCGGACCACGACGCCGCAGCGGCTTCCCTCGGTCCCGCCACCCCCACGCCGCCCATCTCCACGGGGGATGGCGGTTGGCCACCACCGGAGCCTCCCCGCGCAGCTCCGGGAGGGCTGAGAACAGCTAGCGCGTTTCTTATCGTTTCTCGCCCAACGTCATCAAATCTTGGCATCACCTCCCCTCCTCGGCCGGCTTGTTGTCTCAGAACAGATGTTCTGATACGCTGTCCTTGGATGATTTTGGGGGGCTTCCCCATGCGTGTGTTGCAGGCGTACCGCTTCGCCCTCGACCCCACGCCCCGCCAGCAGCGGGCGCTGGCCTCCCACGTGGGCGCCCGCCGCTTTGCCTTCAACTGGGGGCTCGCCCTGGTGAAGGAGCGCCTGGAAGCCCGTGCCCGGGGCGAGGATGTGGAGGTGCCGTGGACGCTTCCGGACTTGCGTCGGGAGTGGAACCGGCAAAAGCACCTCATCGCCCCCTGGTGGCGGGAGAACTCGAAGGAAGCCTACTCCTCCGGCCTGAACGGGCTGGCCCGGGCGCTTCAGAACTGGTCAAAAAGTCACAAGGGGCAACGCAAG
The sequence above is drawn from the Thermaerobacter sp. FW80 genome and encodes:
- the rpsT gene encoding 30S ribosomal protein S20, producing MPNTRSARKRVRQAERNRLRNKMYKTRIKTAIRRLEEALTGGDPTAIQEALRRAVSAIDRAAVRGAIHRNTAARKKSRLMQRLKKLGVVA